One segment of Phragmites australis chromosome 13, lpPhrAust1.1, whole genome shotgun sequence DNA contains the following:
- the LOC133889817 gene encoding uncharacterized protein LOC133889817 isoform X2 produces the protein MAGSGINLGLLFPPLDASPPMAPPPQSDHRPDNPSTSGNLGYFHLRLVGPVPALLLLRSDRLYSLSLSRRRGHCLRLLLATPHRRRPRISRELLLSTSGCALRLTHLSSCAARVNGQPLRAGTPADLIVGDEVSVLRRGGAWFGFVVERFVSCGGGEGGAAAAAGSCEEGLVLRAESLRKRLRAISESEDPLSFLRDSNCSGHGSADAGLKALRQDDAGEFCLVNPINPVSEENLLQDDCNIDQDKLEHQPDLAKDGVVELCHGSKGCGDGNAERTGCINGYEEQYHSESCYSDGSTFFLNRLASIGPDTRVEPHSGVTLPQLLHPLKSLVRVFIATFTSDISWFLDYCKIPQHLPVTVACHNKERCWSASHESRTAAPFESHPNLLLVYPQFPEAIAFGKDRKKQGVACHHPKLIVLQREDSMRVVVTSANLVPRQWHLITNTVWWQDFPRRTSLDYSALFSAAEKQKSDFAAQLVSFIASMVNRVPSQAYWINEIAKYDFEGAGGYLIASVPGIYIQSPFYLESNYSLSAKHILHTKSAHRMFLGSVQTSVVGLSHRFHIPSDAGPQLKALSAFLGKCHENMHGATEVILKRNTDSVQLGFLPREVAKWVAPLTDSGFFNFSGFIYPREALEATFGVTNTKVQLLLYVSKGPEFSRISGLICDEHFPPLCSLIASLKNCLGLWRLEEVLSNIKWPETLETDFIYSASSIGTSINPQFIASFASAAGKRPHQDFDSQESDPEWGCWTTNHELKKPSISLLFPTIDRVKKGACGIQSCRHLLSLPEKTWQRLRSAGIFHDAIPQPYARIGHPMHVKVAQRRFESGLGGHSFGWTYCGSHNFSPAAWGQLLPPPSKANPTEARAAPSGPRLHICNYELGIILIAPPPGTSKHASERRHGIDDIALPFVVPPPRYKQSDRPATRLAMREAMAEACVQSNGVVDLSEETDEDVPDDDEYVVELSDCSQEEKEEEKIYAETLWGQVDSSEPGK, from the exons ATGGCGGGATCAGGCATAAATCTGGGACTGCTCTTCCCGCCCCTTGACGCCTCCCCTCccatggcgccgccgccgcagtcCGACCACCGCCCTGACAACCCCTCCACCTCTGGCAATCTGGGCTACTTCCACCTCCGCCTCGTGGGCCCCGTCcccgcgctcctcctcctccgctccgACCGCCTctactccctctccctctcccgccGCCGGGGCCactgcctccgcctcctcctcgccaccCCCCACCGCCGTCGCCCCCGCATATCTCGTGAGCTCCTGCTCAGCACCTCCGGCTGCGCCCTCCGCCTCACCCACCTCTCCTCCTGTGCCGCGCGCGTCAACGGCCAGCCCCTCCGCGCGGGGACCCCCGCCGATCTGATCGTCGGCGACGAGGTCTCGGTGCTGCGCCGCGGGGGCGCCTGGTTTGGGTTCGTGGTGGAGAGGTTCGTCTCATGCGGAGGGGGTGAGGGTggtgcggctgcggcggcggggtcCTGCGAGGAGGGCCTTGTGTTGAGGGCCGAGTCGCTGCGGAAACGGCTCAGGGCGATCTCCGAGAGCGAAGATCCCCTTTCTTTCTTGAGGGACTCGAATTGTTCAGGGCATGGCAGCGCAGATGCTGGATTGAAAGCATTGAGGCAAGATGATGCTGGTGAATTTTGCCTGGTCAATCCGATCAATCCCGTTTCTGAGGAGAATTTGCTGCAAGATGATTGTAATATTGATCAGGACAAATTGGAACACCAACCTGATCTTGCAAAAGATGGTGTTGTTGAACTGTGTCATGGGAGTAAAGGATGCGGCGATGGAAATGCAGAACGGACAGGATGCATCAATGGTTATGAAGAGCAATATCACAGTGAAAGTTGCTATTCAGATGGGAGCACATTCTTCTTGAATCGCCTTGCGAGTATTGGGCCTGACACGCGTGTGGAACCACACAGTGGAGTGACACTTCCACAACTTCTCCATCCCTTGAAGAGTTTGGTGCGAGTATTTATTGCAACATTCACCTCAGATATTTCCTG GTTTCTTGACTATTGCAAAATTCCCCAGCATCTGCCAGTGACAGTAGCATGCCACAACAAGGAGAGATGCTGGAGTGCGAGCCATGAAAGTAGGACGGCAGCCCCTTTTGAAAGTCATCCAAACCTGCTACTAGT ttacCCTCAATTCCCTGAAGCGATAGCATTTGGAAAGGATAGAAAGAAGCAAGGAGTTGCATGCCACCATCCAAAGCTCATAGTGTTACAGAGAGAAGACAGCATGCGTGTTGTTGTTACTTCAGCTAACTTAGTACCGAGGCAG TGGCATCTCATAACAAACACAGTGTGGTGGCAAGACTTTCCTCGCAGGACATCCCTGGACTATTCAGCACTTTTTAGTGCAGCCGAGAAACAAAAATCCGATTTTGCTGCTCAGTTAGTGTCATTCATAGCATCCATGGTCAACAGAGTCCCTAGCCAGGCATATTGGATAAATGAGATAGCTAAGTATGATTTTGAAGGAGCTGGCGGTTACCTCATTGCTTCAGTACCAGGGATATATATACAAAGTCCTTTTTATTTGGAGTCTAATTATTCCCTTTCG GCAAAACATATTTTACACACAAAATCCGCACACAGAATGTTTCTTGGTTCTGTCCAAACATCTGTAGTTGGTCTATCCCATCGGTTTCACATACCATCTGACGCTGGTCCTCAACTGAAAGCCTTATCTGCATTTCTTGGGAAATGCCATGAGAATATGCATGGAGCTACAGAAGTGATCTTGAAGAGGAACACAG ATTCTGTCCAACTTGGTTTCTTGcctagagaggttgcaaagtgGGTAGCTCCCCTTACTGACTCAGGATTCTTCAATTTTTCTGGATTTATCTACCCCAGAGAAGCCCTGGAGGCCACATTTGGTGTAACTAATACAAAAGTGCAGTTGCTTCTGTATGTATCAAAG GGTCCGgagttttctcgaatttcaggGCTGATCTGCGATGAGCATTTTCCACCACTGTGCTCACTAATAGCATCCTTGAAGAATTGCCTTGGACTTTGGCGGTTAGAAGAG GTGTTGTCAAACATTAAGTGGCCTGAAACACTCGAGACTGATTTTATCTACA GTGCTTCATCCATTGGGACGTCAATTAATCCACAGTTCATTGCAAGCTTTGCTTCGGCAGCTGGTAAACGACCCCATCAGGATTTTGACTCACAAGAGTCCGATCCGGAG TGGGGTTGCTGGACAACAAACCATGAGCTAAAGAAGCCATCAATCAGTTTGTTGTTTCCGACAATCGACAGGGTGAAAAAAGGGGCTTGTGGAATTCAGTCGTGCAGGCATTTGCTTTCTCTACCTGAG AAAACATGGCAAAGATTGAGATCTGCCGGCATATTTCACGATGCAATCCCCCAACCGTATGCCAGGATAGGACATCCTATGCATGTTAAG GTTGCTCAAAGACGTTTCGAGTCTGGTCTTGGTGGACACTCATTTGGCTGGACTTACTGCGGGTCTCACAATTTCAGTCCAGCTGCATGGGGACAACTACTACCTCCTCCCTCCAAAGCTAATCCTACTGAAGCCAGAGCAGCTCCTTCTGGTCCAAGGCTGCACATTTGCAACTATGAGCTCGGCATCATACTCATTGCTCCACCACCAGGCACGTCAAAGCATGCAAGTGAAAGGAGGCACGGGATCGATGACATTGCACTGCCGTTTGTCGTCCCTCCACCACGATACAAGCAGAGTGATAGGCCAGCGACTCGATTGGCCATGCGAGAGGCCATGGCTGAAGCTTGTGTTCAGAGTAACGGTGTAGTAGACTTGTCAGAAGAAACTGACGAGGATGTACCAGATGATGATGAGTATGTGGTTGAATTATCTGATTGTTCtcaagaagagaaggaagaggagaagatTTACGCAGAGACGCTATGGGGGCAGGTAGATTCTTCAGAGCCAGGAAAATAA
- the LOC133889817 gene encoding uncharacterized protein LOC133889817 isoform X3, whose product MAGSGINLGLLFPPLDASPPMAPPPQSDHRPDNPSTSGNLGYFHLRLVGPVPALLLLRSDRLYSLSLSRRRGHCLRLLLATPHRRRPRISRELLLSTSGCALRLTHLSSCAARVNGQPLRAGTPADLIVGDEVSVLRRGGAWFGFVVERFVSCGGGEGGAAAAAGSCEEGLVLRAESLRKRLRAISESEDPLSFLRDSNCSGHGSADAGLKALRQDDAGEFCLVNPINPVSEENLLQDDCNIDQDKLEHQPDLAKDGVVELCHGSKGCGDGNAERTGCINGYEEQYHSESCYSDGSTFFLNRLASIGPDTRVEPHSGVTLPQLLHPLKSLVRVFIATFTSDISWFLDYCKIPQHLPVTVACHNKERCWSASHESRTAAPFESHPNLLLVYPQFPEAIAFGKDRKKQGVACHHPKLIVLQREDSMRVVVTSANLVPRQWHLITNTVWWQDFPRRTSLDYSALFSAAEKQKSDFAAQLVSFIASMVNRVPSQAYWINEIAKYDFEGAGGYLIASVPGIYIQSPFYLESNYSLSAKHILHTKSAHRMFLGSVQTSVVGLSHRFHIPSDAGPQLKALSAFLGKCHENMHGATEVILKRNTGIPADANAVSVLVADLDKFCEEDSVQLGFLPREVAKWVAPLTDSGFFNFSGFIYPREALEATFGVTNTKVQLLLYVSKGPEFSRISGLICDEHFPPLCSLIASLKNCLGLWRLEEVLSNIKWPETLETDFIYSASSIGTSINPQFIASFASAAGKRPHQDFDSQESDPEWGCWTTNHELKKPSISLLFPTIDRVKKGACGIQSCRHLLSLPEVAQRRFESGLGGHSFGWTYCGSHNFSPAAWGQLLPPPSKANPTEARAAPSGPRLHICNYELGIILIAPPPGTSKHASERRHGIDDIALPFVVPPPRYKQSDRPATRLAMREAMAEACVQSNGVVDLSEETDEDVPDDDEYVVELSDCSQEEKEEEKIYAETLWGQVDSSEPGK is encoded by the exons ATGGCGGGATCAGGCATAAATCTGGGACTGCTCTTCCCGCCCCTTGACGCCTCCCCTCccatggcgccgccgccgcagtcCGACCACCGCCCTGACAACCCCTCCACCTCTGGCAATCTGGGCTACTTCCACCTCCGCCTCGTGGGCCCCGTCcccgcgctcctcctcctccgctccgACCGCCTctactccctctccctctcccgccGCCGGGGCCactgcctccgcctcctcctcgccaccCCCCACCGCCGTCGCCCCCGCATATCTCGTGAGCTCCTGCTCAGCACCTCCGGCTGCGCCCTCCGCCTCACCCACCTCTCCTCCTGTGCCGCGCGCGTCAACGGCCAGCCCCTCCGCGCGGGGACCCCCGCCGATCTGATCGTCGGCGACGAGGTCTCGGTGCTGCGCCGCGGGGGCGCCTGGTTTGGGTTCGTGGTGGAGAGGTTCGTCTCATGCGGAGGGGGTGAGGGTggtgcggctgcggcggcggggtcCTGCGAGGAGGGCCTTGTGTTGAGGGCCGAGTCGCTGCGGAAACGGCTCAGGGCGATCTCCGAGAGCGAAGATCCCCTTTCTTTCTTGAGGGACTCGAATTGTTCAGGGCATGGCAGCGCAGATGCTGGATTGAAAGCATTGAGGCAAGATGATGCTGGTGAATTTTGCCTGGTCAATCCGATCAATCCCGTTTCTGAGGAGAATTTGCTGCAAGATGATTGTAATATTGATCAGGACAAATTGGAACACCAACCTGATCTTGCAAAAGATGGTGTTGTTGAACTGTGTCATGGGAGTAAAGGATGCGGCGATGGAAATGCAGAACGGACAGGATGCATCAATGGTTATGAAGAGCAATATCACAGTGAAAGTTGCTATTCAGATGGGAGCACATTCTTCTTGAATCGCCTTGCGAGTATTGGGCCTGACACGCGTGTGGAACCACACAGTGGAGTGACACTTCCACAACTTCTCCATCCCTTGAAGAGTTTGGTGCGAGTATTTATTGCAACATTCACCTCAGATATTTCCTG GTTTCTTGACTATTGCAAAATTCCCCAGCATCTGCCAGTGACAGTAGCATGCCACAACAAGGAGAGATGCTGGAGTGCGAGCCATGAAAGTAGGACGGCAGCCCCTTTTGAAAGTCATCCAAACCTGCTACTAGT ttacCCTCAATTCCCTGAAGCGATAGCATTTGGAAAGGATAGAAAGAAGCAAGGAGTTGCATGCCACCATCCAAAGCTCATAGTGTTACAGAGAGAAGACAGCATGCGTGTTGTTGTTACTTCAGCTAACTTAGTACCGAGGCAG TGGCATCTCATAACAAACACAGTGTGGTGGCAAGACTTTCCTCGCAGGACATCCCTGGACTATTCAGCACTTTTTAGTGCAGCCGAGAAACAAAAATCCGATTTTGCTGCTCAGTTAGTGTCATTCATAGCATCCATGGTCAACAGAGTCCCTAGCCAGGCATATTGGATAAATGAGATAGCTAAGTATGATTTTGAAGGAGCTGGCGGTTACCTCATTGCTTCAGTACCAGGGATATATATACAAAGTCCTTTTTATTTGGAGTCTAATTATTCCCTTTCG GCAAAACATATTTTACACACAAAATCCGCACACAGAATGTTTCTTGGTTCTGTCCAAACATCTGTAGTTGGTCTATCCCATCGGTTTCACATACCATCTGACGCTGGTCCTCAACTGAAAGCCTTATCTGCATTTCTTGGGAAATGCCATGAGAATATGCATGGAGCTACAGAAGTGATCTTGAAGAGGAACACAGGTATACCTGCAGATGCTAATGCTGTGAGTGTCCTTGTTGCTGATCTGGATAAATTTTGTGAGGAAG ATTCTGTCCAACTTGGTTTCTTGcctagagaggttgcaaagtgGGTAGCTCCCCTTACTGACTCAGGATTCTTCAATTTTTCTGGATTTATCTACCCCAGAGAAGCCCTGGAGGCCACATTTGGTGTAACTAATACAAAAGTGCAGTTGCTTCTGTATGTATCAAAG GGTCCGgagttttctcgaatttcaggGCTGATCTGCGATGAGCATTTTCCACCACTGTGCTCACTAATAGCATCCTTGAAGAATTGCCTTGGACTTTGGCGGTTAGAAGAG GTGTTGTCAAACATTAAGTGGCCTGAAACACTCGAGACTGATTTTATCTACA GTGCTTCATCCATTGGGACGTCAATTAATCCACAGTTCATTGCAAGCTTTGCTTCGGCAGCTGGTAAACGACCCCATCAGGATTTTGACTCACAAGAGTCCGATCCGGAG TGGGGTTGCTGGACAACAAACCATGAGCTAAAGAAGCCATCAATCAGTTTGTTGTTTCCGACAATCGACAGGGTGAAAAAAGGGGCTTGTGGAATTCAGTCGTGCAGGCATTTGCTTTCTCTACCTGAG GTTGCTCAAAGACGTTTCGAGTCTGGTCTTGGTGGACACTCATTTGGCTGGACTTACTGCGGGTCTCACAATTTCAGTCCAGCTGCATGGGGACAACTACTACCTCCTCCCTCCAAAGCTAATCCTACTGAAGCCAGAGCAGCTCCTTCTGGTCCAAGGCTGCACATTTGCAACTATGAGCTCGGCATCATACTCATTGCTCCACCACCAGGCACGTCAAAGCATGCAAGTGAAAGGAGGCACGGGATCGATGACATTGCACTGCCGTTTGTCGTCCCTCCACCACGATACAAGCAGAGTGATAGGCCAGCGACTCGATTGGCCATGCGAGAGGCCATGGCTGAAGCTTGTGTTCAGAGTAACGGTGTAGTAGACTTGTCAGAAGAAACTGACGAGGATGTACCAGATGATGATGAGTATGTGGTTGAATTATCTGATTGTTCtcaagaagagaaggaagaggagaagatTTACGCAGAGACGCTATGGGGGCAGGTAGATTCTTCAGAGCCAGGAAAATAA
- the LOC133889817 gene encoding uncharacterized protein LOC133889817 isoform X1, translating into MAGSGINLGLLFPPLDASPPMAPPPQSDHRPDNPSTSGNLGYFHLRLVGPVPALLLLRSDRLYSLSLSRRRGHCLRLLLATPHRRRPRISRELLLSTSGCALRLTHLSSCAARVNGQPLRAGTPADLIVGDEVSVLRRGGAWFGFVVERFVSCGGGEGGAAAAAGSCEEGLVLRAESLRKRLRAISESEDPLSFLRDSNCSGHGSADAGLKALRQDDAGEFCLVNPINPVSEENLLQDDCNIDQDKLEHQPDLAKDGVVELCHGSKGCGDGNAERTGCINGYEEQYHSESCYSDGSTFFLNRLASIGPDTRVEPHSGVTLPQLLHPLKSLVRVFIATFTSDISWFLDYCKIPQHLPVTVACHNKERCWSASHESRTAAPFESHPNLLLVYPQFPEAIAFGKDRKKQGVACHHPKLIVLQREDSMRVVVTSANLVPRQWHLITNTVWWQDFPRRTSLDYSALFSAAEKQKSDFAAQLVSFIASMVNRVPSQAYWINEIAKYDFEGAGGYLIASVPGIYIQSPFYLESNYSLSAKHILHTKSAHRMFLGSVQTSVVGLSHRFHIPSDAGPQLKALSAFLGKCHENMHGATEVILKRNTGIPADANAVSVLVADLDKFCEEDSVQLGFLPREVAKWVAPLTDSGFFNFSGFIYPREALEATFGVTNTKVQLLLYVSKGPEFSRISGLICDEHFPPLCSLIASLKNCLGLWRLEEVLSNIKWPETLETDFIYSASSIGTSINPQFIASFASAAGKRPHQDFDSQESDPEWGCWTTNHELKKPSISLLFPTIDRVKKGACGIQSCRHLLSLPEKTWQRLRSAGIFHDAIPQPYARIGHPMHVKVAQRRFESGLGGHSFGWTYCGSHNFSPAAWGQLLPPPSKANPTEARAAPSGPRLHICNYELGIILIAPPPGTSKHASERRHGIDDIALPFVVPPPRYKQSDRPATRLAMREAMAEACVQSNGVVDLSEETDEDVPDDDEYVVELSDCSQEEKEEEKIYAETLWGQVDSSEPGK; encoded by the exons ATGGCGGGATCAGGCATAAATCTGGGACTGCTCTTCCCGCCCCTTGACGCCTCCCCTCccatggcgccgccgccgcagtcCGACCACCGCCCTGACAACCCCTCCACCTCTGGCAATCTGGGCTACTTCCACCTCCGCCTCGTGGGCCCCGTCcccgcgctcctcctcctccgctccgACCGCCTctactccctctccctctcccgccGCCGGGGCCactgcctccgcctcctcctcgccaccCCCCACCGCCGTCGCCCCCGCATATCTCGTGAGCTCCTGCTCAGCACCTCCGGCTGCGCCCTCCGCCTCACCCACCTCTCCTCCTGTGCCGCGCGCGTCAACGGCCAGCCCCTCCGCGCGGGGACCCCCGCCGATCTGATCGTCGGCGACGAGGTCTCGGTGCTGCGCCGCGGGGGCGCCTGGTTTGGGTTCGTGGTGGAGAGGTTCGTCTCATGCGGAGGGGGTGAGGGTggtgcggctgcggcggcggggtcCTGCGAGGAGGGCCTTGTGTTGAGGGCCGAGTCGCTGCGGAAACGGCTCAGGGCGATCTCCGAGAGCGAAGATCCCCTTTCTTTCTTGAGGGACTCGAATTGTTCAGGGCATGGCAGCGCAGATGCTGGATTGAAAGCATTGAGGCAAGATGATGCTGGTGAATTTTGCCTGGTCAATCCGATCAATCCCGTTTCTGAGGAGAATTTGCTGCAAGATGATTGTAATATTGATCAGGACAAATTGGAACACCAACCTGATCTTGCAAAAGATGGTGTTGTTGAACTGTGTCATGGGAGTAAAGGATGCGGCGATGGAAATGCAGAACGGACAGGATGCATCAATGGTTATGAAGAGCAATATCACAGTGAAAGTTGCTATTCAGATGGGAGCACATTCTTCTTGAATCGCCTTGCGAGTATTGGGCCTGACACGCGTGTGGAACCACACAGTGGAGTGACACTTCCACAACTTCTCCATCCCTTGAAGAGTTTGGTGCGAGTATTTATTGCAACATTCACCTCAGATATTTCCTG GTTTCTTGACTATTGCAAAATTCCCCAGCATCTGCCAGTGACAGTAGCATGCCACAACAAGGAGAGATGCTGGAGTGCGAGCCATGAAAGTAGGACGGCAGCCCCTTTTGAAAGTCATCCAAACCTGCTACTAGT ttacCCTCAATTCCCTGAAGCGATAGCATTTGGAAAGGATAGAAAGAAGCAAGGAGTTGCATGCCACCATCCAAAGCTCATAGTGTTACAGAGAGAAGACAGCATGCGTGTTGTTGTTACTTCAGCTAACTTAGTACCGAGGCAG TGGCATCTCATAACAAACACAGTGTGGTGGCAAGACTTTCCTCGCAGGACATCCCTGGACTATTCAGCACTTTTTAGTGCAGCCGAGAAACAAAAATCCGATTTTGCTGCTCAGTTAGTGTCATTCATAGCATCCATGGTCAACAGAGTCCCTAGCCAGGCATATTGGATAAATGAGATAGCTAAGTATGATTTTGAAGGAGCTGGCGGTTACCTCATTGCTTCAGTACCAGGGATATATATACAAAGTCCTTTTTATTTGGAGTCTAATTATTCCCTTTCG GCAAAACATATTTTACACACAAAATCCGCACACAGAATGTTTCTTGGTTCTGTCCAAACATCTGTAGTTGGTCTATCCCATCGGTTTCACATACCATCTGACGCTGGTCCTCAACTGAAAGCCTTATCTGCATTTCTTGGGAAATGCCATGAGAATATGCATGGAGCTACAGAAGTGATCTTGAAGAGGAACACAGGTATACCTGCAGATGCTAATGCTGTGAGTGTCCTTGTTGCTGATCTGGATAAATTTTGTGAGGAAG ATTCTGTCCAACTTGGTTTCTTGcctagagaggttgcaaagtgGGTAGCTCCCCTTACTGACTCAGGATTCTTCAATTTTTCTGGATTTATCTACCCCAGAGAAGCCCTGGAGGCCACATTTGGTGTAACTAATACAAAAGTGCAGTTGCTTCTGTATGTATCAAAG GGTCCGgagttttctcgaatttcaggGCTGATCTGCGATGAGCATTTTCCACCACTGTGCTCACTAATAGCATCCTTGAAGAATTGCCTTGGACTTTGGCGGTTAGAAGAG GTGTTGTCAAACATTAAGTGGCCTGAAACACTCGAGACTGATTTTATCTACA GTGCTTCATCCATTGGGACGTCAATTAATCCACAGTTCATTGCAAGCTTTGCTTCGGCAGCTGGTAAACGACCCCATCAGGATTTTGACTCACAAGAGTCCGATCCGGAG TGGGGTTGCTGGACAACAAACCATGAGCTAAAGAAGCCATCAATCAGTTTGTTGTTTCCGACAATCGACAGGGTGAAAAAAGGGGCTTGTGGAATTCAGTCGTGCAGGCATTTGCTTTCTCTACCTGAG AAAACATGGCAAAGATTGAGATCTGCCGGCATATTTCACGATGCAATCCCCCAACCGTATGCCAGGATAGGACATCCTATGCATGTTAAG GTTGCTCAAAGACGTTTCGAGTCTGGTCTTGGTGGACACTCATTTGGCTGGACTTACTGCGGGTCTCACAATTTCAGTCCAGCTGCATGGGGACAACTACTACCTCCTCCCTCCAAAGCTAATCCTACTGAAGCCAGAGCAGCTCCTTCTGGTCCAAGGCTGCACATTTGCAACTATGAGCTCGGCATCATACTCATTGCTCCACCACCAGGCACGTCAAAGCATGCAAGTGAAAGGAGGCACGGGATCGATGACATTGCACTGCCGTTTGTCGTCCCTCCACCACGATACAAGCAGAGTGATAGGCCAGCGACTCGATTGGCCATGCGAGAGGCCATGGCTGAAGCTTGTGTTCAGAGTAACGGTGTAGTAGACTTGTCAGAAGAAACTGACGAGGATGTACCAGATGATGATGAGTATGTGGTTGAATTATCTGATTGTTCtcaagaagagaaggaagaggagaagatTTACGCAGAGACGCTATGGGGGCAGGTAGATTCTTCAGAGCCAGGAAAATAA
- the LOC133889124 gene encoding uncharacterized protein At1g32220, chloroplastic-like, translating into MSPSPLLVRPPAPSKQSLLLPRFALAVAAATAVRSAPASTAPFPRLRTKCRFAASDVREDYTSTPIDIVADVKTEKIVVLGGSGFVGSAICRAAVSKGIEVVSLSRSGRPSYSDPWVDQVTWLAGDVFYARWDEVLVGATAVVSTLGGFGNEEQMKRINGEANVIAVDAAKEYGVPKFILISVHDYNLPSFLLTSGYFTGKRKAESEVLSKYPASGVVLRPGFIYGKRKVNGFEIPIDIVGQPVEKLLSSVENFTKPLSSLPASDLILAPPVSVDDVAYAVINAVIDDSFFGMFTIEQIKEAAAKVRE; encoded by the exons ATGTCCCCCTCGCCGCTGCTCGtccggccgccggcgccgtcgaAGCAGTCGCTTTTGCTTCCCCGGTTCGCGCTCGCCGTTGCTGCAGCGACGGCGGTCCGCTCGGCTCCCGCCTCCACCGCTCCATTCCCCAG GCTGCGTACCAAGTGCAGGTTCGCCGCGTCGGATGTGAGAGAAGACTACACTTCCACTCCGATTGACATCGTCGCTGATGTGAAAACCGAGAAG ATTGTGGTGTTGGGAGGAAGTGGATTCGTTGGTTCTGCTATTTGCCGAGCAGCTGTCTCTAAAGGCATCGAGGTTGTGAGCTTGAGTAG GTCGGGAAGACCATCTTACTCTGATCCGTGGGTTGATCAAGTCACATGGCTTGCag GTGATGTTTTCTATGCAAGATGGGATGAAGTATTGGTTGGGGCTACTGCTGTTGTGTCTACCCTTGGGGGATTTGGCAATGAAGAACAGATGAAAAGGATAAATGGTGAGGCAAATGTCATTGCAGTAGATGCTGCAAAAGAATATG GAGTCCCAAAGTTCATTTTAATCTCTGTTCACGATTACAATCTTCCATCCTTTCTTCTTACCTCGGGTTATTTCACTGGAAAGCGAAAGGCTGAATCGGAAGTCCTCTCCAAATACCCAGCCTCAG GTGTTGTATTGAGGCCAGGCTTCATTTACGGCAAAAGGAAAGTTAATGGTTTTGAGATACCGATCGACATCGTAGGCCAACCAGTAGAGAAGTTACTTTCCTCTGTTGAAAATTTCACTAAACCATTGAGCTCGTTGCCTGCTTCCGACCTAATCCTTGCACCCCCTGTGAGCGTCGATGATGTTGCCTATGCTGTAATTAACGCGGTCATAGATGACAGCTTCTTTGGGATGTTCACAATTGAGCAAATCAAGGAAGCCGCAGCGAAAGTAAGAGAGTGA